Proteins from a genomic interval of Clostridium scatologenes:
- a CDS encoding sulfite exporter TauE/SafE family protein, giving the protein MVKIVFGILILLILYFAFVFFTDYAKAAKEGRIEKTNFFALGVVGFITNFFDTLGIGSFSPTTALLKGFKLSKDRTMPGTLNVACTIPVGIEALIFITVIQVEPITLFSMLAAATIGAVVGAGIVSKLDEKKIQLAMGTALIVVVIIMLAQQLNLMPSGGEAIGLTGIKLVIAVVANFILGALMTLGIGLYAPCMALVFALGMSPKIAFPIMMGSCAFLMPAAAAKFIKEDAYDRKASMAITIFGSIGVFIAAYIVKTLPLNILKWLVIVVILYTSVLMFKSAMKAKPVAE; this is encoded by the coding sequence ATGGTAAAAATAGTATTTGGTATATTGATACTTTTAATATTATACTTTGCATTCGTATTTTTTACAGACTATGCTAAGGCTGCAAAAGAAGGAAGAATTGAAAAGACGAATTTCTTTGCACTTGGAGTAGTAGGATTTATTACAAACTTTTTTGATACGTTAGGTATAGGAAGCTTTTCACCAACAACTGCACTATTGAAAGGATTTAAACTTTCAAAGGATAGAACTATGCCAGGAACGCTTAATGTAGCGTGTACTATTCCTGTAGGAATAGAAGCACTTATTTTTATAACAGTTATACAAGTAGAACCAATAACACTTTTCTCTATGCTAGCTGCAGCAACTATAGGTGCAGTAGTAGGAGCTGGAATTGTATCAAAACTTGATGAAAAGAAAATTCAACTTGCAATGGGTACAGCATTAATTGTAGTTGTAATAATAATGCTTGCACAGCAATTAAATTTAATGCCTTCAGGTGGAGAAGCTATTGGACTTACAGGTATAAAACTTGTGATAGCAGTAGTTGCTAATTTCATATTAGGAGCCCTTATGACATTAGGAATAGGACTTTATGCTCCATGTATGGCTCTAGTATTTGCACTTGGAATGAGCCCTAAGATAGCATTCCCAATAATGATGGGATCTTGTGCATTCTTAATGCCAGCTGCAGCAGCTAAATTTATTAAGGAAGATGCATATGATAGAAAAGCATCTATGGCAATAACTATATTTGGATCTATAGGAGTTTTTATAGCAGCATATATAGTTAAAACACTTCCATTAAATATTTTAAAATGGTTAGTAATAGTAGTTATTCTTTATACATCAGTTCTAATGTTTAAATCTGCAATGAAAGCAAAGCCTGTTGCAGAATAA
- the larB gene encoding nickel pincer cofactor biosynthesis protein LarB, with translation MDVNEVKELLQNVKNGSVDVEKALEKLQDLPFKDLGYAKIDNHREIRVGYPEVIYCAGKTIEQIKGIIEFMATKKNNILGTRASKEVYEAVKSICPKAEYNEEARTITIKNKKMQTTSTYISIVTAGTSDIPVAEEAAVTAEIFGNKVERIYDVGVAGIHRLFDRLEIIRQSKVIIVVAGMEGALASVLGGLVDKPVIAVPTSVGYGANFGGLSALLCMLNSCASGISVVNIDNGFGAGYLSSMINKL, from the coding sequence ATGGATGTGAATGAAGTAAAAGAACTTTTACAAAATGTAAAAAATGGTTCAGTGGATGTAGAAAAAGCATTAGAAAAGCTTCAAGACTTACCTTTTAAAGATTTAGGCTATGCTAAAATTGATAATCATAGAGAAATTAGAGTTGGATATCCAGAAGTTATATATTGTGCTGGAAAAACTATTGAACAAATTAAGGGAATAATTGAATTTATGGCTACAAAGAAAAATAATATATTAGGAACAAGAGCTTCAAAAGAGGTATATGAAGCTGTAAAATCTATATGCCCTAAAGCAGAATATAATGAGGAAGCAAGGACTATAACCATAAAAAATAAAAAAATGCAAACTACTAGTACATATATATCCATAGTTACCGCAGGAACTTCTGATATACCTGTAGCAGAAGAGGCAGCAGTAACTGCAGAGATATTTGGAAACAAGGTGGAAAGAATATATGATGTAGGGGTAGCAGGCATACATAGGTTGTTTGATAGGTTAGAGATAATAAGACAATCTAAAGTAATCATTGTAGTAGCTGGTATGGAAGGTGCTTTAGCTAGTGTACTTGGGGGACTTGTAGATAAGCCTGTTATTGCAGTGCCTACTAGTGTAGGATATGGTGCTAATTTTGGAGGACTTTCAGCCTTACTATGCATGTTAAATAGCTGTGCAAGTGGTATAAGTGTAGTAAATATAGACAATGGATTTGGAGCAGGCTATTTATCAAGCATGATAAATAAGCTGTAA
- a CDS encoding radical SAM protein: MKVTEKLKKAARDTLVKTGLELLEKNPEKNIDKLFDLAKKSICKDKENLERIQQVEMYYNNNPATHEFIINILKNTDKKCIQKFFSNFLSNAIWYGMPKREKLLKEKDIKVPLVILISPSMRCNLKCTGCYAANYSKEDDIPYEEVDRIIKEARELGIYYFVVLGGEPFFNEYMLKIYEKYSDCIFTPFTNGTLFNEKLANKIKELGNVIPMFSLEGFEADTDRRRGKGVFKKVMSSMELLKKKGMLFGVSTTVSRSNVKTVVSDEFVNMLIEKGAKMSWYFIFMPVGSSQDVNLMLTPEQRIYLGKRVRHIRNSKPYFMIDFFNDAPYVGGCIAGKFYCHINSHEDMEPCVFAHFSVDNLKNKKLIDVFKSDFFKELRRRQPYNQNLLLPCMMIDNTNVIREVVKKTGAKPTDKGAKEMIESEEFQKALDKVAEEFKPLADKSWKEDFDSKGNYDMAKG; the protein is encoded by the coding sequence ATGAAGGTAACTGAAAAGTTGAAAAAGGCAGCTAGAGATACCTTGGTTAAAACTGGATTAGAGTTGCTAGAGAAAAATCCTGAAAAAAATATTGATAAGTTATTTGACTTAGCAAAAAAATCCATTTGTAAGGATAAAGAAAATTTAGAAAGAATACAACAGGTTGAAATGTACTATAATAATAATCCTGCCACTCATGAGTTCATAATAAATATTTTAAAAAATACAGATAAAAAATGTATACAGAAATTTTTTTCGAATTTTTTATCAAATGCAATATGGTATGGAATGCCTAAAAGAGAAAAGCTCTTAAAGGAAAAGGATATAAAGGTACCATTAGTAATACTTATTAGTCCATCCATGAGGTGTAATTTAAAATGTACTGGCTGCTATGCTGCAAATTATAGCAAAGAGGATGATATACCTTATGAAGAAGTGGATAGGATCATAAAAGAAGCAAGAGAATTAGGGATTTACTATTTTGTAGTATTAGGTGGAGAACCATTTTTTAATGAATATATGTTAAAGATATATGAAAAATATAGTGATTGTATTTTCACACCTTTTACTAATGGAACCCTTTTTAATGAAAAATTAGCTAATAAAATAAAAGAACTTGGTAATGTAATACCTATGTTTTCTTTAGAAGGCTTTGAAGCAGATACTGATAGGAGAAGAGGGAAAGGGGTATTTAAAAAGGTTATGAGTTCCATGGAATTACTTAAAAAAAAGGGAATGTTATTTGGAGTATCTACAACTGTTAGTAGAAGTAATGTAAAAACAGTTGTATCTGATGAATTTGTAAATATGCTCATAGAAAAAGGGGCTAAAATGAGCTGGTATTTCATATTTATGCCAGTAGGAAGTAGCCAAGACGTTAATTTAATGCTTACTCCTGAACAAAGGATTTATTTAGGAAAAAGGGTTAGGCATATAAGAAATTCAAAACCTTATTTTATGATAGATTTCTTTAATGATGCTCCTTACGTAGGAGGTTGTATAGCAGGTAAATTTTATTGTCATATAAATTCTCATGAAGACATGGAACCATGTGTTTTTGCTCATTTTTCAGTAGATAATTTGAAAAACAAGAAACTTATTGATGTATTTAAATCAGATTTTTTTAAAGAATTAAGAAGAAGACAGCCTTATAATCAAAATTTATTATTACCTTGTATGATGATAGATAATACAAATGTTATAAGGGAAGTTGTAAAAAAAACAGGAGCTAAACCTACAGACAAAGGTGCTAAAGAGATGATAGAAAGTGAAGAATTTCAAAAGGCATTAGATAAAGTAGCAGAAGAATTTAAACCTTTGGCAGATAAATCTTGGAAGGAAGATTTTGATTCTAAAGGGAATTATGATATGGCAAAAGGATAG
- a CDS encoding spore coat protein: MYCNDVNDTFVKYLQSKGIYHVENFSEKIKYKDISVETIKNQGYIISEFHARTLGYTGYMNKKLSNNIGRVVEQYKVNIKKLNRDLKKINQNGADNELDKILLKNGELYLERAQKCIEKIYINDYIDLIMRSTKRVEMCIGNTYFNNLRKLQNIEVKDIEGCCYNMVEMDFAYFLNKVKRKGLEIDFYSLINEFCSLEDLDTSSAKFILAIISYPYAFMKWCSKYRDKNENFDEKEYYLKLQKAIKEDGNSLV, from the coding sequence GTGTATTGTAATGATGTTAATGACACATTTGTAAAATATTTGCAGTCAAAAGGAATTTATCATGTGGAAAACTTTTCAGAGAAAATTAAATATAAAGATATAAGTGTGGAAACTATAAAAAACCAAGGGTATATAATAAGTGAATTTCATGCTAGAACCTTAGGTTATACAGGATATATGAATAAAAAGCTTAGTAACAATATTGGAAGAGTAGTAGAACAATATAAGGTTAATATAAAAAAATTAAATAGGGATTTAAAAAAAATAAATCAAAATGGTGCAGACAATGAACTTGATAAAATACTATTAAAAAATGGAGAACTTTACTTAGAAAGAGCACAAAAGTGTATTGAAAAAATCTATATTAATGATTATATAGATTTGATAATGAGAAGTACAAAGAGAGTAGAAATGTGTATTGGAAATACTTATTTTAATAATTTAAGAAAATTACAAAATATAGAGGTTAAGGATATTGAAGGTTGTTGCTATAATATGGTTGAAATGGATTTTGCTTATTTTTTAAATAAAGTTAAAAGAAAAGGATTAGAAATTGATTTTTATAGTTTAATAAATGAATTTTGTAGTTTAGAAGATTTAGATACAAGTAGTGCTAAGTTTATTTTGGCTATTATATCATATCCTTATGCATTTATGAAATGGTGCAGTAAATACAGAGATAAGAATGAAAATTTTGATGAAAAAGAATACTATTTAAAATTACAAAAAGCCATAAAGGAAGATGGAAATAGCCTAGTTTAA
- a CDS encoding GIY-YIG nuclease family protein encodes MNYVYILQCIDGTLYTGYTNDLNRRIQVHNSGKGAKYTRGRLPVKLVYSEEFNTKNEALKREYAIKLMKRKRKLELINSMK; translated from the coding sequence ATGAATTATGTTTATATATTACAATGTATAGATGGAACCCTGTATACAGGATATACTAATGACTTAAATAGAAGAATACAAGTACACAATAGTGGAAAAGGAGCTAAATACACAAGAGGAAGATTACCTGTTAAATTAGTATATTCTGAGGAATTCAATACAAAAAATGAAGCATTAAAAAGAGAATATGCTATAAAATTAATGAAAAGAAAAAGAAAATTAGAGCTTATTAATAGTATGAAATAA
- a CDS encoding ABC transporter substrate-binding protein, which produces MKKSIKFLVMIILIVIGANAVSCKKNNSVSNNTEDLQGKITVLTDKKHEQPLKAAIEDFQKVNKKVSVDLKVDNNSYGKFSESVKNKDKSIDIVTMDDSYVQYYLDKLPHGFLDVSGEVDNYKNKLSKSKVDNLTKENKIYGFPWSTSPKVILYRKDIVSSEGINIDDIKTWSDYIEMGKKIIKDKGKKVLGNVENENSDIYLLMANQLGVSYFNKDSKVNFNDKEWIRVVDTVKNLYSQGIIYDYNSKEELINSAKNEEVMSFVSDASCVSYFMQNIPNENGKWGVIQLPAFEPGGNRDVSLGGCNLMINKLSSNAKLSKEFIKFIINNNKLALESMVKYGVLPVSNDVYNLEKFNKNESYFNCRVWQLLANAEKGCYQINYTPYFFNIRDDVKNSLAQSNLINKDTKMVLDSLQKYLEKK; this is translated from the coding sequence ATGAAGAAAAGTATAAAATTTTTGGTCATGATCATTTTAATAGTTATAGGTGCTAATGCTGTTTCTTGCAAGAAAAATAATAGTGTATCAAACAATACTGAGGATTTGCAAGGAAAAATTACAGTATTAACAGATAAAAAGCATGAACAACCATTAAAAGCAGCTATAGAAGATTTTCAAAAGGTAAATAAAAAAGTAAGTGTAGATTTAAAGGTTGATAATAATTCATATGGAAAATTTTCAGAAAGTGTTAAAAATAAAGATAAATCAATAGATATAGTAACAATGGATGATTCTTATGTTCAATATTATTTAGATAAATTGCCACATGGATTTTTAGATGTATCAGGAGAGGTAGACAATTATAAAAATAAACTATCAAAAAGTAAGGTGGATAACTTAACTAAAGAAAATAAAATATATGGTTTTCCTTGGAGCACTTCTCCTAAGGTAATTTTATATAGGAAGGATATAGTATCTTCAGAGGGAATTAATATTGATGATATTAAAACCTGGAGCGATTATATCGAAATGGGGAAAAAAATTATCAAAGATAAGGGAAAAAAAGTTCTTGGAAATGTAGAAAATGAAAATAGTGATATATATCTATTGATGGCAAATCAACTAGGGGTTTCTTACTTTAATAAAGATAGTAAAGTTAATTTTAATGATAAAGAATGGATTAGAGTTGTAGATACAGTAAAAAATTTATATTCTCAAGGAATAATTTATGACTATAATTCTAAAGAAGAACTTATTAACTCAGCTAAAAATGAAGAGGTAATGTCATTTGTATCAGATGCTAGCTGTGTAAGCTATTTTATGCAAAATATACCCAATGAAAATGGGAAATGGGGAGTAATTCAATTGCCTGCTTTTGAGCCAGGTGGTAATAGAGATGTGTCTTTAGGCGGATGCAATCTAATGATAAATAAGTTATCTAGCAACGCAAAATTATCAAAGGAATTTATAAAGTTTATTATAAATAATAATAAATTGGCATTAGAATCTATGGTGAAGTATGGAGTTTTGCCTGTATCTAATGATGTATATAACTTAGAAAAATTTAATAAGAATGAAAGCTATTTTAATTGTAGAGTATGGCAATTACTTGCAAATGCAGAAAAAGGATGTTATCAAATAAATTATACTCCTTACTTTTTCAACATAAGAGATGATGTGAAAAATTCGTTAGCTCAATCCAACTTAATAAATAAAGATACAAAAATGGTATTAGATTCTCTTCAAAAATATTTAGAGAAAAAATAA
- a CDS encoding glycosyltransferase family 4 protein yields the protein MKIGIDARGVNWYKGTGIGTYTDKILKYMIQTHKENLYHMYWSGDNYECFKSDNSKILMTSKKYHKFFEQCYFPNNLKNENIDIYHIPQNGIGLSQNIECKKVVTIHDLIPYILPETVGNGYLIKFLKEMPKIMETCDGIITVSECSKRDILKFFPMDESKVFVTPLAADKKYRPLDKSRCRRFIRKNYDIDNPFILYIGGFSPRKNVNSLLIAFSKVYRRLPEDYDLVIIGANKDDIHLLKDLSHDLNIRSHVKFTGFVEEELLPTFYNASSVFVYPSTYEGFGLPPLEAMSCGTPVITSNISSIPEVVGDAGILIDPFNIKSLQDSLERLLNSKSLAEKLINKGLNQSSKFSWEKTSEETLKVYKNILKI from the coding sequence ATGAAAATAGGAATTGATGCAAGGGGGGTTAACTGGTATAAAGGCACTGGTATAGGAACCTATACTGATAAAATTTTAAAATATATGATCCAAACTCATAAAGAAAACCTATATCACATGTATTGGTCTGGCGATAATTATGAATGCTTTAAAAGTGATAATTCAAAAATATTAATGACTTCAAAAAAATATCATAAATTTTTTGAACAATGTTATTTTCCTAATAATTTAAAAAATGAAAATATAGATATATATCATATTCCTCAAAATGGTATAGGTCTTTCTCAAAACATTGAATGCAAAAAAGTAGTCACCATACATGATTTAATACCTTATATTCTCCCTGAAACCGTAGGAAATGGATATTTAATTAAATTTCTAAAAGAAATGCCTAAGATAATGGAAACTTGTGATGGTATTATAACTGTATCAGAATGCTCCAAAAGAGATATATTAAAATTCTTCCCTATGGATGAATCTAAAGTTTTTGTAACACCTTTGGCTGCTGATAAAAAATATAGACCTTTAGATAAATCCAGATGCAGAAGATTTATACGTAAAAATTATGATATAGATAACCCATTTATACTTTATATAGGCGGTTTTAGTCCTAGAAAAAATGTTAATTCTCTTTTAATAGCTTTTTCCAAGGTTTATAGGAGACTTCCTGAAGATTATGATTTGGTTATTATTGGTGCTAATAAAGATGATATACACCTTCTCAAAGATTTGAGTCATGATTTAAATATACGTTCACATGTAAAATTTACAGGATTTGTTGAAGAAGAACTATTGCCAACATTTTACAATGCATCCAGTGTTTTTGTATATCCTTCTACGTATGAAGGTTTTGGTTTACCACCCCTAGAAGCTATGAGTTGTGGTACTCCTGTAATAACATCTAACATTTCATCCATACCAGAGGTAGTTGGAGATGCTGGAATTTTAATAGATCCATTTAATATAAAAAGTCTCCAAGATTCCTTGGAACGCTTACTAAATAGTAAAAGTTTAGCTGAAAAATTAATTAATAAAGGATTAAATCAATCCTCTAAATTTTCTTGGGAAAAAACCTCAGAAGAAACTCTAAAAGTTTATAAAAACATTTTAAAAATATAA
- a CDS encoding mannose-1-phosphate guanylyltransferase, protein MIYALILAGGKGTRLFPLSRSKNPKQFLKVIDNKSFLRNTVDRIMPLVTKENIYVVTNKEYIDKVYEELEDIDKNNIFIEPENKETATCIGLSAAKLFKKDQNATMIILPSDHYIENEKLFKTTLSYAIGIAEKKRGLVTIGVKPTRAETGYGYIEMGEEVNSSIKSFKVERFLEKPNSEVAKDLVMKGTFLWNSGIFVWRADVFLREMQKYLPKMHKSIMAIYDQLDTDNEEKTIREQYKIIDGISVDFGIMQKTRKAYVIKCEFAWDDMGTFAALSRFLKESKGNSFMGNVFMENSENCSVFANDRLIITFGTKDLVIVDDGDVVLIMDKNKDQEIKYLVNLLKNEKSMDKYL, encoded by the coding sequence TTGATATATGCATTAATTCTTGCAGGTGGTAAAGGTACTAGACTTTTTCCACTTTCTAGGTCCAAAAATCCAAAGCAATTTTTGAAGGTTATAGATAATAAAAGTTTTTTAAGAAATACTGTGGATAGAATAATGCCTTTAGTAACCAAAGAGAATATATATGTGGTTACTAATAAGGAATATATAGATAAAGTATATGAGGAATTAGAGGATATAGATAAAAATAATATTTTTATAGAACCTGAAAATAAAGAAACAGCAACTTGCATAGGACTTTCAGCAGCGAAGTTATTTAAAAAAGATCAAAATGCTACAATGATAATTTTACCATCTGATCACTATATTGAAAATGAAAAACTATTTAAAACTACACTTTCATATGCAATAGGAATTGCCGAAAAAAAAAGGGGATTGGTAACAATAGGTGTAAAGCCTACAAGGGCCGAAACAGGATACGGATATATAGAAATGGGGGAAGAAGTAAACTCTAGTATTAAGAGTTTTAAAGTAGAAAGATTTTTAGAAAAACCTAATTCTGAAGTTGCAAAGGATTTAGTTATGAAAGGTACTTTCTTGTGGAATAGTGGAATATTTGTATGGAGAGCAGATGTATTTTTAAGAGAAATGCAAAAATACCTTCCTAAAATGCACAAGAGCATTATGGCCATATATGATCAATTAGATACTGACAATGAAGAAAAAACTATAAGAGAACAATATAAAATTATAGATGGAATATCTGTAGATTTTGGCATAATGCAAAAAACTAGAAAAGCTTATGTTATAAAATGTGAGTTTGCCTGGGATGATATGGGCACCTTTGCGGCATTATCACGGTTTTTAAAGGAATCTAAAGGAAATAGTTTTATGGGAAATGTGTTTATGGAAAATAGTGAAAATTGCAGCGTATTTGCAAATGATAGACTAATAATAACTTTTGGAACTAAGGATTTAGTAATAGTAGATGATGGAGATGTAGTATTAATTATGGACAAAAATAAAGACCAAGAAATAAAATATCTTGTGAATTTATTAAAAAATGAAAAAAGTATGGATAAATATTTATAA
- a CDS encoding CotS family spore coat protein has translation MDTDRVRKLVEQSYGLNVKLIEKIKGIYKIQTQNGAYCLKFIKYDFRHFLFIISAIKHLQNNNFEYTPEIIKTENGMDYVKLEGNYAYLNPWVDSTRLNYNDNKDILLASCKLAELHKKSSGFEVIAGMNPRIGWFKWIEVFKTRKKEIRSFKDIIDKKESNTEFDSIYLSIMREELQRAERSIQNLIETRYIETMSEEIENRGFCHHDFADHNILKSQNNLVNIIDFDYCILDSHLHDLSSILLRCMKNGKWNIGNTLNIIDSYNSINQVKKDDIPIMAAFMEFPQDYWQIGIQYYWEKQPWKEEFFLNKLKKIIGDRDQKQEFIDEFRFIKYH, from the coding sequence TTGGATACAGATAGAGTAAGAAAGCTAGTAGAACAAAGTTATGGGCTTAATGTAAAGCTCATAGAAAAGATAAAAGGTATATATAAGATTCAAACCCAAAATGGTGCTTATTGTCTTAAATTTATTAAATATGATTTTAGACACTTTTTATTTATTATATCTGCTATAAAACATTTACAAAATAATAATTTTGAGTATACTCCAGAAATAATAAAAACAGAAAATGGAATGGATTATGTGAAATTAGAGGGCAATTATGCCTATTTGAATCCATGGGTTGATTCAACAAGACTAAACTATAATGATAATAAAGACATATTACTAGCTTCATGTAAGCTGGCAGAACTTCATAAAAAAAGCAGTGGATTTGAAGTTATAGCTGGAATGAATCCTAGAATAGGATGGTTTAAATGGATAGAAGTGTTTAAAACTAGAAAAAAGGAAATACGTTCTTTTAAAGATATAATAGATAAAAAAGAAAGTAATACAGAATTTGATTCTATTTATTTAAGTATTATGAGAGAAGAACTTCAAAGAGCAGAAAGATCTATACAAAATCTAATAGAAACTAGATATATAGAAACTATGAGCGAAGAAATAGAAAATAGAGGATTTTGTCATCATGATTTTGCAGATCATAATATATTAAAATCTCAGAACAATTTAGTGAATATTATAGACTTTGACTATTGCATATTGGATTCACATCTTCATGATCTTAGTAGCATTCTTTTGAGATGTATGAAAAATGGAAAATGGAACATAGGTAATACATTAAATATAATTGATTCTTATAATTCAATTAATCAAGTTAAAAAAGATGATATACCTATAATGGCAGCATTTATGGAATTTCCACAAGATTATTGGCAAATTGGGATACAGTATTATTGGGAAAAGCAACCTTGGAAGGAAGAATTCTTCTTAAATAAGTTAAAGAAGATAATTGGAGATAGAGATCAAAAGCAAGAGTTCATAGATGAATTTAGATTTATAAAATACCATTAA
- a CDS encoding DNA-3-methyladenine glycosylase, producing the protein MKKLNRDFYNRDTLLVAKELLGKVLVHKIDGKKVSGRIVEVEAYRGTLDKAAHSYSGKVTPRTEVMYGKPGVAYVYFIYGMYYCFNIVTREEGMPEAILVRALEAVEGLDYMVYNRYKKPYESLTKYQIKNLSNGPGKLCSAMGIDKGLNKEDLCGDRLYIEEGLDNNFSIKTAKRVGIDYAEEARDYLWRFYIDANPNVSVK; encoded by the coding sequence ATGAAAAAATTAAATAGAGATTTTTATAATAGAGATACTCTGCTAGTTGCAAAGGAGCTTTTGGGAAAAGTTTTAGTACATAAAATTGATGGAAAGAAAGTATCAGGCAGAATAGTAGAGGTGGAAGCTTACAGAGGTACTTTAGATAAAGCTGCCCACTCTTATAGTGGAAAAGTGACTCCAAGAACTGAAGTTATGTATGGAAAACCAGGTGTTGCGTATGTATATTTTATATATGGTATGTACTATTGTTTTAATATAGTTACCCGAGAAGAAGGAATGCCAGAAGCTATCTTGGTTAGAGCTTTAGAAGCAGTAGAAGGATTGGATTATATGGTTTATAATAGATATAAAAAGCCTTATGAAAGTTTAACTAAATATCAAATAAAAAATTTATCAAATGGACCAGGAAAGTTGTGCAGTGCTATGGGGATAGATAAAGGTTTAAATAAAGAGGACTTATGTGGAGATAGATTATATATAGAAGAAGGATTAGATAATAATTTTAGTATAAAAACTGCTAAAAGAGTAGGGATAGATTATGCAGAAGAAGCAAGGGATTATTTATGGAGATTTTACATAGATGCTAATCCAAATGTATCTGTAAAGTAA
- the larC gene encoding nickel pincer cofactor biosynthesis protein LarC: MLKILYYDCFSGISGDMNLSALVDIGVDKEYLLKELLKLNFNNYKIEISKDIRKGIYGTKVNVFSSKSNDCKQRTDNRENDKEFKYFYKYRNLKDIENMINSSTLKENVKKNALKIFKRLVDAEAKIHGKSLENVNIHEIGSVDSIIYIVGAAICLDYLKIDKVKSSTIEVGSGFVECEHGMFPVPLPATAEILKNAQISSKVSFEATNLIGAGILANYADEFTDEKSFKITKIGYGIGHENVDNIPNILRVFVGEEVGNKEDDYLTDEVLVMECNIDDMNPEFYEYVIELLFDQGALDVYMIPIIMKKQRPAVKLNVLCKIEQENNIKDIILTNTTTLGFRKYKVNRSILKRGMDKVDTKYGEITVKSAYYRGNKIKSKPEYEECKKAALENNIPISEVYKEVFSKIK; the protein is encoded by the coding sequence ATTTTGAAAATACTTTATTATGATTGCTTTTCAGGAATAAGTGGAGATATGAATTTATCAGCCTTGGTTGATATAGGTGTAGATAAAGAATATCTTTTAAAAGAACTTTTAAAATTAAATTTTAATAATTATAAAATAGAAATAAGTAAAGATATAAGAAAAGGAATCTATGGTACTAAAGTAAATGTATTTTCTAGTAAAAGTAATGATTGTAAACAGAGGACAGACAATCGTGAGAATGATAAAGAGTTTAAGTATTTTTATAAATATAGAAACTTAAAAGATATAGAAAATATGATTAATTCTAGTACTTTAAAAGAAAATGTTAAAAAAAATGCTTTGAAAATATTTAAAAGACTAGTGGACGCAGAGGCTAAAATACATGGTAAATCTTTAGAAAATGTAAATATTCATGAGATTGGATCAGTAGATTCTATAATTTACATTGTAGGAGCGGCTATATGTCTAGATTATTTGAAAATAGATAAAGTTAAATCATCTACAATAGAAGTTGGATCTGGATTTGTTGAGTGTGAACACGGAATGTTTCCAGTTCCGTTACCTGCTACAGCGGAAATATTGAAAAATGCACAAATAAGTTCAAAAGTATCTTTCGAAGCAACAAATCTAATAGGAGCAGGTATATTAGCGAATTATGCAGATGAATTTACAGATGAGAAAAGTTTTAAGATAACTAAAATAGGATATGGTATTGGACATGAGAATGTTGATAATATTCCTAATATTTTAAGAGTATTTGTAGGTGAAGAAGTTGGAAATAAAGAAGATGATTATTTAACAGATGAAGTCTTGGTAATGGAATGTAACATAGATGATATGAATCCTGAATTTTATGAATATGTTATAGAACTTCTTTTTGACCAAGGTGCATTAGATGTGTATATGATTCCGATAATCATGAAAAAACAAAGACCAGCTGTAAAGCTAAATGTACTTTGTAAAATAGAACAGGAAAATAATATAAAAGATATAATATTAACTAATACCACTACATTAGGTTTTAGAAAGTATAAGGTTAATAGAAGTATATTAAAAAGAGGAATGGATAAAGTTGATACAAAATATGGAGAGATTACTGTAAAGAGTGCCTATTATAGGGGAAATAAGATAAAAAGTAAACCAGAGTATGAAGAATGTAAAAAAGCAGCCTTAGAAAATAATATACCAATATCGGAAGTATATAAGGAAGTATTTTCGAAGATTAAATAG